A genomic stretch from Arachis stenosperma cultivar V10309 chromosome 3, arast.V10309.gnm1.PFL2, whole genome shotgun sequence includes:
- the LOC130968432 gene encoding ATP-dependent zinc metalloprotease FTSH 2, chloroplastic-like encodes MAASSACLIGNGLSTRSNRTTLSKNFNRSYLFSSWRISSLNKAPNSKPATIKVSSSSSLDQRNHEGRRGFLKFLAGNVGAGLPALLGSGKAYADEQQGVSSSSRMSYSRFLEYLDKDRVSRVDLYENGTIAIVEAVSPELGNRVQRVRVQLPGLNQELLQKFREKNIDFAAHNAQEDSGSLLFNLIGNLAFPLILIGGLFLLSRRSGGMGGPGGPGFPLAFGQSKAKFQMEPNTGVTFDDVAGVDEAKQDFMEVVEFLKKPERFTAVGARIPKGVLLVGPPGTGKTLLAKAIAGEAGVPFFSISGSEFVEMFVGIGASRVRDLFKKAKENAPCIVFVDEIDAVGRQRGTGIGGGNDEREQTLNQLLTEMDGFEGNTGIIVIAATNRADILDSALLRPGRFDRQVTVDVPDVKGRTEILKVHGSNKKFDSDVSLEVIAMRTPGFSGADLANLLNEAAILAGRRGKTAISSKEIDDSIDRIVAGMEGTVMTDGKSKSLVAYHEVGHAICGTLTPGHDAVQKVTLVPRGQARGLTWFIPSDDPTLISKQQLFARIVGGLGGRAAEEVIFGEPEVTTGAAGDLQQITGLAKQMVTTFGMSDIGPWSLMDASAQSGDVIMRMMARNSMSEKLAEDIDAAVKRLSDEAYEIALRHIRNNREAIDKIVEVLLEKETISGDEFRALLSEFVEIPAENRVPPSTPVPATV; translated from the exons ATGGCGGCATCATCAGCATGTCTTATTGGAAATGGTTTATCTACACGGAGTAATAGAACAACTCTGAGCAAGAATTTCAATAGAAGCTACCTCTTCTCATCTTGGAGAATTTCATCACTGAATAAGGCACCAAATTCTAAACCTGCAACAATAAAggtatcatcatcatcatccttgGACCAAAGGAACCATGAAGGGCGAAGGGGGTTTCTAAAATTCTTGGCTGGAAATGTTGGGGCTGGCTTACCTGCATTGTTGGGTAGCGGCAAGGCTTACGCCGATGAACAACAAGGGGTTTCCTCCTCCTCAAGAATGTCTTACTCGAGGTTCCTCGAGTATTTGGACAAGGATAGAGTGAGCAGAGTGGATCTCTATGAGAATGGAACCATAGCTATAGTTGAGGCTGTTTCTCCTGAATTGGGGAATAGGGTTCAGCGTGTGAGAGTTCAACTTCCAGGACTTAACCAAGAGCTCCTTCAGAAATTCAGGGAGAAGAACATTGACTTTGCTGCTCACAATGCACAAGAAGATTCTGGTTCTCTTTTGTTTAACCTGATTGGGAATTTGGCCTTCCCTCTGATCTTGATTGGTGGATTATTCCTTCTCTCGAGACGATCTGGAGGGATGGGAGGTCCTGGTGGGCCTGGCTTTCCTCTTGCTTTTGGTCAATCCAAGGCCAAGTTTCAAATGGAACCGAATACCGGGGTGACGTTTGATGATGTTGCTGGGGTGGATGAAGCTAAGCAGGATTTTATGGAGGTGGTGGAGTTTCTGAAGAAGCCTGAAAGGTTCACTGCTGTTGGAGCTCGCATACCAAAGGGTGTTCTTCTTGTTGGACCTCCTGGAACTGGGAAGACCCTTTTGGCCAAGGCGATCGCTGGTGAAGCTGGTGTTCCGTTCTTCTCAATCTCAGGTTCTGAGTTTGTTGAGATGTTTGTTGGTATCGGTGCTTCACGAGTCCGAGATTTATTCAAGAAGGCTAAAGAGAATGCCCCTTGCATTGTGTTTGTTGATGAAATTGATGCTGTTGGGAGACAAAGAGGGACTGGAATTGGTGGAGGGAATGATGAAAGAGAACAGACACTCAATCAGCTTTTGACAGAAATGGATGGGTTTGAGGGTAATACAGGCATCATCGTAATTGCAGCTACTAACAGGGCTGACATTCTTGACTCTGCTTTGTTAAGGCCGGGCCGATTTGATAGACAG GTAACAGTCGATGTTCCAGATGTAAAGGGAAGGACTGAAATCCTAAAGGTTCATGGTAGCAATAAAAAGTTTGATTCTGATGTTTCACTTGAAGTAATTGCAATGAGAACACCCGGTTTTAGCGGAGCTGATCTTGCAAATCTATTGAATGAAGCTGCTATATTGGCTGGTCGTCGGGGAAAGACAGCAATCTCATCTAAAGAGATTGATGATTCTATTGATAGGATTGTGGCTGGAATGGAAGGAACGGTGATGACTGATGGGAAGAGCAAAAGTTTAGTGGCATATCATGAAGTCGGGCATGCCATTTGTGG AACTTTGACCCCTGGTCATGATGCTGTGCAAAAAGTAACACTAGTTCCCCGTGGTCAAGCTCGAGGCCTTACATGGTTCATTCCTTCCGACGACCCAACCTTGATCTCCAAACAACAACTCTTTGCAAGAATTGTTGGAGGATTAGGCGGTAGGGCTGCCGAGGAAGTTATTTTTGGCGAGCCTGAGGTTACAACTGGAGCAGCTGGAGATTTGCAGCAAATCACTGGTTTGGCAAAACAG ATGGTAACCACATTTGGAATGTCTGATATCGGTCCTTGGTCGCTAATGGATGCGTCGGCACAAAGTGGGGATGTTATCATGAGAATGATGGCAAGGAACTCGATGTCAGAGAAGCTGGCAGAAGACATCGATGCTGCTGTCAAGAGGCTATCAGATGAAGCATACGAGATTGCACTGCGCCATATAAGGAACAACCGCGAGGCCATCGATAAGATTGTGGAAGTCCTGTTGGAGAAAGAGACTATATCCGGAGATGAATTCCGTGCTCTCCTCTCTGAGTTTGTGGAAATTCCGGCCGAAAATCGGGTCCCTCCTTCAACTCCAGTACCTGCCACTGTTTGA
- the LOC130969838 gene encoding pentatricopeptide repeat-containing protein At2g41080-like, which yields MGRFRLPRTCFSFSVPTVFQNSVFHLSTVTFKIHLEDGNFSDAKEQFATLCSNGRIREAFHSFVSYIWSEPRLFSNLIQACIPTKSVSLGKQLHSLIITSGCSSDKFVSNHLLNLYSKFGELRAAVLLFDRMPSRNIMSCNIMIKAHLEMGSFESAKKLFDEMPERNVATWNAMVTGLAKFEMNEESLFLFSRMNELGFMPDEYSLGSVLRGCAHLTALFAGQQIHAYVMKSGFEFNLVVTCSLAHMYIKAGSLSDGETLIRLMPNYNVVAWNTLMSGKAQNGCFEGVLDQYCMMKKAGFRPDKITFVTVISSCSELATLGQGKQIHAEAIKAGASSIVDVVSSLVSMYSRCGSLQDSMKAFSEGKQRDIVLWSSMISAYGFHGRGEEAIKLFDEMEQENLPGNEVTFLSLLYACCHCGLKDKGLDFFELMVQKYGLKARLEHYNCVVDLLGRSGCLDDAEAVIRSMPMKPDAIIWKTLLSACKIHKNAEMAKRVAEEVLRINPQDSASYILLANIHASANRWQDVSEVRKAMRGKMLKKEPGISWVEIKNQVHQFCLDDKSHPQSAEINRYLEELTSEMKMRGYVPDTSSVMHDMDNEEKEYNLAHHSEKMAIAFALMNCPEGMPIRVMKNLRVCSDCHVAIKYISEIKNLEIIVRDATRFHHFKDGTCSCGDYW from the coding sequence ATGGGCAGGTTTCGTCTTCCTCGTACGTGCTTCTCGTTTTCGGTGCCTACCGTTTTTCAAAATTCCGTCTTTCACTTGTCCACAGTTACCTTCAAAATCCACTTGGAAGATGGAAACTTTTCAGATGCCAAAGAACAATTTGCAACCTTGTGTTCCAACGGGCGTATCAGAGAAGCGTTTCACAGCTTTGTTTCTTATATTTGGTCTGAACCCCGTTTGTTCTCAAATCTCATACAAGCATGCATTCCCACAAAGTCTGTTTCTTTGGGGAAGCAGCTTCATTCTTTGATTATTACTTCTGGCTGTTCCTCCGACAAGTTTGTTTCCAACCATCTCCTCAACCTGTATTCGAAATTTGGGGAGCTCCGAGCTGCAGTCTTACTGTTTGATAGAATGCCTAGTAGGAACATCATGTCGTGTAACATCATGATCAAAGCCCATCTTGAAATGGGTAGTTTTGAGAGTGCCAAGAAactgtttgatgaaatgcctgAGAGGAATGTTGCTACTTGGAATGCAATGGTCACGGGGTTGGCCAAGTTTGAAATGAATGAGGAGTCTTTGTTCTTGTTTTCACGGATGAATGAGTTGGGTTTCATGCCGGATGAGTACTCGCTGGGTAGTGTGCTCAGGGGATGTGCACACCTCACAGCTTTGTTTGCAGGCCAACAGATTCATGCTTATGTTATGAAAAGTGGGTTTGAGTTTAATTTGGTTGTCACATGCTCTTTAGCTCACATGTACATCAAAGCTGGAAGCTTGAGTGATGGAGAGACATTGATCAGATTGATGCCAAATTATAATGTGGTTGCTTGGAATACACTTATGTCTGGGAAAGCTCAAAATGGGTGTTTTGAAGGAGTTTTGGATCAATACTGTATGATGAAAAAGGCAGGTTTCAGACCAGATAAGATTACTTTTGTGACTGTGATCAGTTCATGTTCAGAGTTAGCCACACTTGGTCAAGGGAAGCAAATACATGCCGAAGCAATCAAAGCAGGAGCTAGTTCTATAGTTGATGTAGTTAGCTCATTAGTTAGTATGTATTCAAGATGTGGATCCTTGCAAGACTCTATGAAAGCTTTTTCAGAAGGCAAACAGCGAGATATTGTATTGTGGAGCTCAATGATTTCTGCTTATGGGTTTCATGGTCGAGGGGAAGAAGCTATAAAACTCTTTGATGAGATGGAACAGGAAAATTTGCCAGGAAATGAAGTTACATTTTTGAGCTTGTTATATGCATGTTGTCATTGTGGATTGAAGGACAAAGGGCTTGATTTCTTTGAGTTGATGGTACAAAAGTATGGGCTCAAGGCTAGACTAGAACACTATAATTGTGTCGTTGACCTACTAGGTAGGTCTGGTTGTTTGGACGATGCAGAGGCTGTGATACGTTCCATGCCTATGAAACCAGATGCAATTATATGGAAAACACTCTTATCTGCATGTAAGATCCACAAGAATGCAGAAATGGCAAAACGGGTTGCCGAAGAAGTTCTTAGGATCAATCCTCAAGATTCAGCATCATATATTCTACTTGCCAATATTCATGCTTCTGCTAATAGGTGGCAGGATGTTTCTGAGGTGAGGAAGGCCATGAGAGGCAAGATGTTGAAGAAAGAACCAGGCATAAGTTGGGTAGAAATAAAGAATCAGGTTCACCAGTTCTGTTTGGATGATAAATCCCACCCACAATCTGCGGAGATCAATCGGTATCTGGAAGAACTAACTTCAGAAATGAAGATGCGCGGCTATGTCCCAGATACTAGCTCTGTAATGCATGACATGGACAATGAGGAGAAAGAATACAACTTGGCACACCACAGTGAGAAGATGGCAATTGCTTTTGCTTTGATGAATTGTCCAGAGGGAATGCCAATAAGGGTGATGAAGAACTTGCGCGTTTGTAGTGATTGCCATGTTGCCATTAAGTACATATCGGAGATAAAAAATTTGGAAATTATAGTGCGAGATGCTACCAGGTTTCACCATTTCAAAGATGGTACATGTTCTTGTGGAGATTATTGGTAA